ATGGAGAGCAACGGGCTGACCAACCGCTCGATCCAGCGAAAGAAGGCTGTCCCCGACCATGCACCGAGCAAACCGATGGTGATCAACAGCGCAATCAGCGTTGTCACCAGACCCGCTGCCAAACTGAGCATAATAGACTTGCCAAGTCCTGCTGTGGCAAACAGGGCGCGAAATGGGTCGAGCGTCACAGCATCGCCCCCCAGCACCGGCAGCCAGCCAAAGGCAGGGGCCAGCGATCCTGCAAGGCCCGCAAGAATCGGTCCCAGCATCAGGATCAAAGCCACAGCGGGCGCTATGAGGGTGGTGCGTGAGGACATGGGGCTTATGCCTGCTTCCTGTCAGAGCAAAGGGTTCCTGTCGACGTTAAGGCTGTCAGCGAAGGGCACGTCTTGTTGCCTAAGACACTGGGCGGGGCATTGTAAACACCCCGCCCGATTGCTCGGCTCGGTGCCTATTGCACAGCGTAGCGTTTGGTCCAGTCGGCCTCGAAGCGGGTCAACCAGGAGGCGTGCGGTTCCGACAGGGCCGGGCCGAATTCTTCTGGCTTCAGGGTAGCGATACCAAGATCAAGCGCCTCAAAGCGGGCCTTGTCCTTGGCACTGAGGCTGGCGATATTCAGAACCGTCGGATCACCCCAGACCTGCGGGTCCTGCTTCACCGCCTGGGCTTCGGGCGACAGCAGGAAATCGGCCAAGACCAAAGCACCAGCCTTGGCGTTGGCATTGAAGGGGATCGCGACAAAATGGCTGTTGCCGATGGTGCCGCCCTCGAAGGTGAAAGAGCGGACCGTGTCTGGCAGTTCCTGATTGGCAATCGACGCGGATGCATCGCTTGGATTGAAGGTGAAGGCGATTTCTGTTTCGCCGTCGGCCAGCAAGTTTTTCAGGCTCGATACATTGTCCGGGAAGGCCTTGGCCTGCCTCCACAGATGGGGGTGCAATTCGTCAAGATAGGCAAACAGTTTGTCGGCGACCGGCTGATAGGTGGCATCTGTTGCCTCGCTTGACAGGACGGCGGGATCCTCAGCCAGTTCCAGCGCCAGTTGCTTCAAGAAGGTGGAGCCGATGAAATCCGGTGGCTTTGGATAGGCAAAGCGGCCGGGATTTTTCTTGGCCCAATCGAGCAATTCGGCGGCGGATTTTGGCAGATCTGTGGTGATCGCACTATCATAATAGAAGGACAGCTGCGCCATGCCCCACGGGCTTTCCAGTCCATCGGTGGGAATGGTGAAATCGGTGGTGAGGGTCGGCTTGCCATCGATATCGGCATATTGGTAGTTAGGCAGATCCGGAGCCCAGCTCATGGGCAGCAGCAAGCCTTTTTCCTTCAGGGAGGCGAAGTTTTCGCCGTTGATCCAGACGAGATCAACCGAGCCGCCTTCTTCCTTGCCTGCTGCTTTTTCAGCGATGATCTGGGAGACCACGTTCGCGGTGTCGCTCACCTTCACATGCTTGACAGTGACGCCATAGCGATCAGCCACTTGCTGCCCTGCCCAGTCGATATAAGCATTGATCCGGTCACCGCCGCCCCAGGCGTGGAAATAGACGGTCTGGCCTTTGGCCTTGGCAAGAACTGCCTGCCAGTCCTTGACATCGAGGTCGGCGGCAAAGGATGCACCGGACGAAAGAGCAAAGCTGCCAGCCATCAGAGCCGAGCCAAGCAGCAGGGTTCGACGTGTGAAAGTTTGGGGCGAAAACAGGTTGTGAAGGGCAGACATTCCGGTTTCTCTCTCCTTTGCGTCCCATTCGCCAGACTTGCGCGACGATGTGGACATCAAATTCTCTGTGTTTCTCGACTTCGCGGCAATCCAAGAGATCAGACCCCTCTTAGAGCAACGGGACTTGCACACTTCCTGCTTTGCGCCTGTCCGGCCAATGTTGGCATCAAACAACAAACCGGACCGCAGCACCATAAAAATAGCGCTATAAGGGATGAGTGCCTGTGCTTGTTGTTTCAGTCGGGCAAGCACACGGTCAATTCACAACTACTTGAAATCCATATCAATCACGACGCTTCACACAGCAAAAAGGCCCGCATCCGGCTGGATGCGAGCCTTGGTGTCAGCAATGATGCCGGGCGCGATCAGTCGCCAGCGCCAGCATCTTCAGCCTGCAGCTGGGCATATTTCTGATCGCCAAGCTGGTCGAGCAGATTGAGCTGGGTTTCGAGATAATCGATATGGCCTTCTTCGTCGGCCATCAGCTCTTCGAACAGCTTCATGGTGATATAGTCACCGGCTTCGTTGCAGCATTCGCGGCCTTCTTTATAGAGAGCGCGCGCAGAAATCTCGCCTTTCAGGTCGCTTTCCAGAATTTCCTTGATGGTCTGACCAATCATCAGCGGATCGAGCTGCTGCAGGTTTGGATGGCCTTCGAGGAACAGGATGCGCTCGATGAATTTATCGGCATGTTCCATTTCCTCGATCGATTCCGCGCGCCATTTGGCCGCCATTTTGGTGTAACCCCAATCGTCGAGGAGACGATAATGCAGCCAATATTGGCTGACCGCCGTCAGTTCACTGCGCAAACCCTTGTTCAAATACTCAATGACTTTTTCGTTACCCTTCATGATGGTCCTCTCCACGATGGTGTGTGGTCAATCTTCAATATGTCCGGCAGCCGTCCACAGGCCATGGAGCGGCGGTGCTTGATGTCGCATCGAGTCGTCTTTGGCGGAAAGTATACCGCTGGTATGAGACTGCGGATATGCGGCAAACTACCAAAGTGCTGGCGGGCAAAGTGCTCTATCTTAGAATGATTCTAATTTAGAGGCACAAAGGGTTCTCGTCAAGGTAAAATGCGCAGGATTGACGCAATCAGCGCTTATTCTCCGGCTTCCACTTTTTCGCGATCAAGATAGTGCGGTACGCGGATTCGGGCGATTTCATCTCTTTGGGCGATGGAAACATCATAGCCCTTGGAAAGCAACAGGGCATCGATCGAGGGTCGGCAACAGCCGCATTGGGGACGACAGCCACAGCCACGATAGATCAGATTGGACCGGATCGGACGACCGGGATTTTCGTTCCGCAAACGATCTGCAACTTCAATGATTTGCCCATCGGTGATGCGATTGCAATGACATATGATCATGGAGGGCGATTCCCGGTTTCTTGCCTGCTTAAAATTTGAGCCTGAAATTCACATATAGGCGGTCACCAAAGGATTGGCAAATCCGCTTGCGCACCTTATCTTGAGTTGGAAAGGAATTTGGCATGACCAATAGCGACAAAAAGACACTGGTGCTAACCGGCGCGAGCCGCGGCATCGGACATGCAACTGTGAAGCGCTTCTCCAAGGCGGGATGGCGGGTGATCAGTTGCTCCCGACAGCCTTTTTCCGACAAATGTCCGTGGCCAATGGGGGAAGCAGATCATATCCAGATCGACCTGTCGGACCCGGACAATCTGGGTGTCGCGGTCGGTGAGATCCGCAAGCGACTGGCGACCGAGGGCGGCAAACTGAATGCGTTAGTCAACAATGCGGCCATCAGCCCGAAAAATGAAGAAGGACAACGGCTTGATAGCCTCGAGACACCAATGCATTTGTGGCGACAGGTCTTTCAGGTGAACTTCTTCGCGCCGATCATGTTGGCCAGGGGCCTGTTTTCGGAACTCAAGGCAGCGGAAGGGTCGATCGTCAATGTTACCTCGATTGCCGGTATGCGGGTGCATCCTTTTGCCGGCACGGCTTACGCAACCTCAAAGGCGGCCCTGGCGTCACTGACCCGAGAAATGGCAGCCGATTTCGGACCGCACAATATCCGGGTGAATGCCATCGCGCCGGGCGAGATTGACACCTCGATCCTGTCACCGGGGACGGAGAAAATCGTCGAGACCATTCCGTTGCGTCGCCTGGGCGCCCCGGGTGAGGTAGCCGACACGATCTTCTATCTCTGCTCAGAGGAAAGCAGCTATGTCACGGGCAGCGAGATTCACATCAACGGCGGCCAGCACGTTTAGGCCTCCAGCGATATTTCCTCCCAATTTCAATCACTTATTCGCAGAAGGCCCCTGATTGCGAAAAAATGAATACTGCAATGCACATTATAATTTTTGCATTGATTCCAGTCTTTTACAGAAGTTTTTCGCAACAGTCTGTCAAGTTATGCTGCGACGCATTATCATTTCTTGCAAATGTGACATTGTGTCGCACATAATTCCCGCTAGGATGGTCTCATACGCAGAAACGCGAATGAACCGACAGGCAGAGCTGACCCCTCTCAGTACATCATACAAAGAGGGCGGTTTTGTCTACTGGCGGGAGGACCCAATGACAGACGCAATCGATGCCGGATCCGTAACTCTTGAGGGCAAAAACAAGGATGCAGCACCGGCACGCAAGATGCCCAAGCCGATTATCCAGACCCTGACAACCGACGATCTGACCGAAGCGCTCAGTGCGGGCTTGCGTGACTTTCAGGCCACCGCGATGTATGGGCTGTTCTTCGGCGCCTTCTATGCCATCGGCGGCTGGTTGCTCCTGTGGC
This DNA window, taken from Cohaesibacter intestini, encodes the following:
- a CDS encoding (2Fe-2S)-binding protein, which codes for MIICHCNRITDGQIIEVADRLRNENPGRPIRSNLIYRGCGCRPQCGCCRPSIDALLLSKGYDVSIAQRDEIARIRVPHYLDREKVEAGE
- the bfr gene encoding bacterioferritin gives rise to the protein MKGNEKVIEYLNKGLRSELTAVSQYWLHYRLLDDWGYTKMAAKWRAESIEEMEHADKFIERILFLEGHPNLQQLDPLMIGQTIKEILESDLKGEISARALYKEGRECCNEAGDYITMKLFEELMADEEGHIDYLETQLNLLDQLGDQKYAQLQAEDAGAGD
- a CDS encoding ABC transporter substrate-binding protein, producing the protein MAGSFALSSGASFAADLDVKDWQAVLAKAKGQTVYFHAWGGGDRINAYIDWAGQQVADRYGVTVKHVKVSDTANVVSQIIAEKAAGKEEGGSVDLVWINGENFASLKEKGLLLPMSWAPDLPNYQYADIDGKPTLTTDFTIPTDGLESPWGMAQLSFYYDSAITTDLPKSAAELLDWAKKNPGRFAYPKPPDFIGSTFLKQLALELAEDPAVLSSEATDATYQPVADKLFAYLDELHPHLWRQAKAFPDNVSSLKNLLADGETEIAFTFNPSDASASIANQELPDTVRSFTFEGGTIGNSHFVAIPFNANAKAGALVLADFLLSPEAQAVKQDPQVWGDPTVLNIASLSAKDKARFEALDLGIATLKPEEFGPALSEPHASWLTRFEADWTKRYAVQ
- a CDS encoding SDR family NAD(P)-dependent oxidoreductase translates to MTNSDKKTLVLTGASRGIGHATVKRFSKAGWRVISCSRQPFSDKCPWPMGEADHIQIDLSDPDNLGVAVGEIRKRLATEGGKLNALVNNAAISPKNEEGQRLDSLETPMHLWRQVFQVNFFAPIMLARGLFSELKAAEGSIVNVTSIAGMRVHPFAGTAYATSKAALASLTREMAADFGPHNIRVNAIAPGEIDTSILSPGTEKIVETIPLRRLGAPGEVADTIFYLCSEESSYVTGSEIHINGGQHV